The Impatiens glandulifera chromosome 3, dImpGla2.1, whole genome shotgun sequence genome contains a region encoding:
- the LOC124932451 gene encoding uncharacterized protein LOC124932451, giving the protein MDGAEDDHSIEDVNWADSCLVKVSDNEWDSLKNSLLEILDSVEPSADNTDNLYAEANLLDEESPLKFDDDDAEGTINYNFSTSSDEEEEDDDENSTHSVKGKKFNKFRSRTNLGNSSVPVIHEFQENTYDFGLDFSFTESILEPSAGEIFKVWDLDIPDEEDELLTNLNKALVDSSLQSIKEDDLDLNGFSNSIDEVIMGMTDLKLDSNPDEAY; this is encoded by the coding sequence ATGGACGGTGCTGAAGATGATCATTCTATAGAAGATGTAAATTGGGCTGATTCTTGTTTGGTTAAAGTTTCAGACAATGAATGGGATTCTCTCAAGAATTCTTTATTGGAGATTCTTGATTCTGTAGAACCTTCTGCAGATAATACTGATAATCTTTATGCAGAGGCTAATCTTCTTGATGAAGAGTCTCCATTaaagtttgatgatgatgatgctgaAGGGaccattaattataatttttcaacttcaagtgatgaagaagaagaagatgatgatgaaaacAGCACTCATTCTGTGAAAGGGAagaagtttaataaatttagatCAAGAACCAATCTTGGAAACTCATCTGTTCCAGTAATCCATGAATTTCAGGAAAACACTTATGATTTTGGATTGGATTTCAGTTTTACAGAGTCTATACTTGAACCATCAGCAGGTGAAATCTTTAAAGTATGGGATTTGGACATTCCAGATGAGGAAGATGAGTTATTGACAAATCTGAACAAGGCCCTTGTCGATAGTTCTTTACAGTCTATTAAAGAAGATGACTTAGATTTGAATGGATTTTCAAATTCGATAGATGAGGTGATTATGGGCATGACAGATCTGAAACTGGATTCAAACCCAGATGAAGCTTACTAG